A region from the Nocardioides exalbidus genome encodes:
- a CDS encoding ABC transporter permease: MTTTTQVPTKAPTAATGTATPARTVRPIPMTRLVGVELRKMFDTRAGFWLMASVGIVSVLATAAVILWAPDEAITQETFSTAIGMPLSVVLPIIAVMAVTSEYSQRTGLTTYTLVPWRGRVLTSKLVTTLLVGVVAMVGALAIGALGNLLGSAITGLDAQWDITVGQFGLIVLANVLGMLMGYMLGVIFRSTPAALVGYLVYSFVLPIAFGTLAAFQEWFRDLQPWVDVQFAITRLFDNSMTAEYWQQLGVTTLVWLWIPLALGLRAVLRAEVK, translated from the coding sequence ATGACCACCACGACCCAGGTCCCCACGAAGGCCCCGACCGCGGCCACCGGGACCGCCACCCCGGCCCGCACCGTCCGGCCGATCCCGATGACCCGACTCGTCGGCGTCGAGCTCCGCAAGATGTTCGACACCCGCGCCGGCTTCTGGCTGATGGCGAGCGTCGGCATCGTGTCGGTCCTCGCGACCGCCGCCGTGATCCTCTGGGCGCCCGACGAGGCGATCACCCAGGAGACCTTCTCCACCGCGATCGGCATGCCCCTCTCGGTGGTCCTCCCGATCATCGCGGTGATGGCGGTGACCTCGGAGTACAGCCAGCGCACCGGCCTGACGACGTACACGCTCGTCCCCTGGCGCGGGCGGGTGCTCACCTCCAAGCTCGTGACCACCCTGCTCGTCGGCGTCGTCGCCATGGTCGGCGCGCTCGCCATCGGCGCCCTCGGCAACCTGCTCGGCTCCGCGATCACCGGCCTCGACGCGCAGTGGGACATCACCGTCGGCCAGTTCGGCCTGATCGTGCTCGCCAACGTGCTCGGCATGCTGATGGGCTACATGCTCGGCGTGATCTTCCGCTCGACCCCGGCCGCGCTGGTGGGCTACCTCGTCTACTCGTTCGTCCTGCCGATCGCCTTCGGGACCCTCGCCGCCTTCCAGGAGTGGTTCCGCGACCTGCAGCCCTGGGTCGACGTGCAGTTCGCCATCACCCGCCTCTTCGACAACTCGATGACCGCGGAGTACTGGCAGCAGCTCGGCGTCACCACGCTCGTCTGGCTCTGGATCCCGCTCGCCCTCGGGCTGCGCGCGGTTCTGCGTGCCGAGGTGAAGTAG
- the pyrE gene encoding orotate phosphoribosyltransferase translates to MVDETLARDIDAVCRLTGEFTLRSGQVADTYFDKYLFEAQPALLDRVATGMLDLLPEDTELLGGLELGGVPIATTVSAKTGLPALFVRKKAKEYGTCKLAEGPDVAGRRVTLVEDVITTGGAVRDATRELRAAGAIVEVVVCAIDRSPADENPLADVGLEVRPVLTRAQLDAAAAQA, encoded by the coding sequence GTGGTTGACGAGACGCTCGCACGCGACATCGACGCGGTCTGCCGCCTGACCGGGGAGTTCACCCTGCGGTCCGGCCAGGTCGCCGACACCTACTTCGACAAGTACCTCTTCGAGGCCCAGCCGGCGCTGCTCGACCGGGTCGCGACCGGGATGCTCGACCTGCTGCCCGAGGACACCGAGCTGCTCGGCGGCCTCGAGCTCGGCGGTGTGCCGATCGCGACCACGGTCTCGGCGAAGACCGGGCTGCCGGCGCTCTTCGTGCGCAAGAAGGCGAAGGAGTACGGCACCTGCAAGCTCGCCGAGGGCCCTGACGTCGCCGGCCGCCGGGTCACCCTCGTCGAGGACGTGATCACCACCGGCGGCGCCGTGCGCGACGCCACGCGCGAGCTGCGCGCGGCCGGTGCGATCGTCGAGGTCGTGGTCTGTGCGATCGACCGCTCGCCCGCCGACGAGAACCCGCTCGCCGACGTCGGCCTGGAGGTCCGCCCGGTGCTCACCCGCGCGCAGCTGGACGCCGCTGCCGCGCAGGCCTGA
- a CDS encoding septum formation family protein: MTTRLGIGAAVAALLAAALTSTTTASATAQDPLLGAPVTGQCFDMSTEELSQPTYPEAAIDCTLPHTSQVVGVAVLPDDLAYESPDLEQFALESCYAAVRKAIGVKNMRALSLTAYNVGFFVPSTDLQSAGARWLRCDVVLGHLAELHALPAKLEVGRFPYAKGVSRCLAGRDFHVTVCAEKHTYRATAAVTVPGKKFPSVKKWQRLGNRQCVRGVTSRQFRFGWPSKSSWKAGDHTLTCYSRTKK, translated from the coding sequence ATGACGACACGACTCGGGATCGGTGCCGCCGTCGCGGCCCTGCTCGCCGCAGCCCTGACCTCGACCACCACCGCGAGCGCGACGGCGCAGGACCCGTTGCTCGGTGCGCCGGTCACCGGCCAGTGCTTCGACATGAGCACGGAGGAGCTGTCGCAGCCGACCTACCCGGAGGCGGCGATCGACTGCACGCTGCCGCACACCTCGCAGGTCGTCGGCGTCGCCGTGCTGCCCGACGACCTCGCCTACGAGAGCCCGGACCTCGAGCAGTTCGCGCTCGAGAGCTGCTACGCCGCCGTGCGAAAGGCGATCGGCGTGAAGAACATGCGCGCGCTGAGCCTCACCGCCTACAACGTCGGCTTCTTCGTCCCGTCGACCGACCTGCAGTCGGCCGGCGCCCGCTGGCTGCGCTGCGACGTCGTGCTCGGCCACCTCGCCGAGCTCCACGCGCTCCCGGCGAAGCTGGAGGTGGGGAGGTTCCCGTACGCCAAGGGCGTCTCGCGCTGCCTCGCCGGCCGCGACTTCCACGTCACCGTCTGCGCGGAGAAGCACACCTACCGCGCGACTGCCGCCGTCACCGTCCCGGGGAAGAAGTTCCCGAGCGTCAAGAAGTGGCAGCGGCTCGGCAACCGGCAGTGCGTGCGCGGCGTGACGTCGCGCCAGTTCCGCTTCGGCTGGCCCTCGAAGTCCTCGTGGAAGGCCGGCGACCACACGCTGACCTGCTACTCGAGGACGAAGAAGTAG
- a CDS encoding ABC transporter ATP-binding protein → MITVESLTKQYGPFTAVDHVSFTAATGRVTGFLGPNGAGKSTTMRIMVGLTRPTTGQVTVSGRDYRDLPNPGLEVGVLLDASAQHAGRTGREILAIAAQTMGLPKSRVAETLARVGLTEDEAERRVRNYSLGMRQRLGIATALIGDPEVLILDEPANGLDPAGIRWMRDLLRGFANDGGTVLLSSHLLHEIEVIADDIVVIGQGRIVAQGSKTELLAAAGTLVRTSDDARLARALHEAAVVTTPIDGGLRADADPGLVGEVAHRADVVVRELRAADGAGLEEMFLQLTAETAREGAAA, encoded by the coding sequence ATGATCACCGTCGAGTCACTCACCAAGCAGTACGGCCCCTTCACGGCCGTCGACCACGTGTCCTTCACGGCCGCCACCGGTCGCGTGACCGGCTTCCTCGGCCCCAACGGCGCCGGCAAGTCGACCACCATGCGCATCATGGTCGGCCTCACCCGGCCCACCACCGGCCAGGTCACCGTCTCGGGTCGCGACTACCGCGACCTCCCCAACCCCGGCCTCGAGGTCGGCGTCCTGCTGGACGCCTCCGCGCAGCACGCCGGCCGCACCGGTCGCGAGATCCTCGCCATCGCCGCCCAGACCATGGGCCTGCCGAAGTCGCGGGTCGCCGAGACCCTCGCCCGGGTCGGCCTCACCGAGGACGAGGCCGAGCGCCGGGTGCGCAACTACTCCCTCGGCATGCGCCAGCGCCTCGGCATCGCGACCGCCCTGATCGGCGACCCGGAGGTGCTGATCCTCGACGAGCCCGCCAACGGCCTCGACCCGGCCGGCATCCGCTGGATGCGCGACCTGCTCCGCGGCTTCGCGAACGACGGCGGCACGGTGCTGCTGTCCTCGCACCTGCTCCACGAGATCGAGGTCATCGCCGACGACATCGTCGTGATCGGCCAGGGCCGGATCGTGGCCCAGGGCAGCAAGACCGAGCTGCTGGCGGCTGCCGGCACCCTCGTGCGCACCTCCGACGACGCCCGCCTGGCCCGTGCCCTGCACGAGGCCGCGGTCGTCACCACCCCCATCGACGGCGGCCTGCGCGCCGACGCCGACCCCGGGCTCGTGGGCGAGGTCGCGCACCGCGCCGACGTCGTCGTCCGCGAGCTGCGCGCCGCCGACGGCGCCGGCCTGGAGGAGATGTTCCTCCAGCTCACCGCCGAGACCGCCCGAGAAGGAGCAGCAGCATGA
- a CDS encoding DedA family protein, whose translation MSALLDPSGLVTPFLLGIEWMDPNWLLDRFGTELFWISLVIVFIECGLFFPILPGDTLLFALGLFIATGQLDLFPGPHFVELLITLAVLIGAAFLGNVVGYEIGRRIGPPLYERDGRIIKRKYFDQTTAFFDRHGNKALVIGRFVPFVRTYITVVAGVTRMERHRFFLWSLVGAVLWVLSIGFLGFFLGDAFPTLGESIDKLVIVILAFSLVPIAIEWWRHKRTAAAGAEVGPHDGGPDRDITGRDLD comes from the coding sequence GTGAGCGCTCTCCTCGACCCGTCCGGGCTCGTGACCCCGTTCCTGCTCGGCATCGAGTGGATGGACCCCAACTGGCTGCTCGACCGGTTCGGCACCGAGCTGTTCTGGATCAGCCTGGTGATCGTCTTCATCGAGTGCGGCCTGTTCTTCCCGATCCTCCCGGGCGACACGCTGCTCTTCGCGCTCGGCCTCTTCATCGCCACCGGCCAGCTCGACCTGTTCCCCGGTCCGCACTTCGTCGAGCTGCTGATCACGCTCGCGGTGCTCATCGGCGCTGCGTTCCTCGGCAACGTCGTCGGCTACGAGATCGGGCGGAGGATCGGCCCGCCCCTCTACGAGCGCGACGGCCGGATCATCAAGCGCAAGTACTTCGACCAGACGACGGCGTTCTTCGACCGCCACGGCAACAAGGCCCTCGTGATCGGTCGCTTCGTGCCCTTCGTCCGGACCTACATCACCGTCGTCGCCGGCGTGACCCGGATGGAGCGGCACCGCTTCTTCCTCTGGAGCCTCGTCGGCGCGGTGCTCTGGGTGCTCTCGATCGGCTTCCTCGGCTTCTTCCTCGGCGACGCGTTCCCGACGCTGGGCGAGAGCATCGACAAGCTCGTGATCGTGATCCTGGCGTTCTCGCTGGTCCCGATCGCGATCGAGTGGTGGCGCCACAAGCGGACCGCTGCGGCAGGCGCCGAGGTCGGGCCGCACGACGGCGGACCCGATCGCGACATCACCGGCCGCGACCTGGACTGA
- a CDS encoding TrmH family RNA methyltransferase yields the protein MHEQEERAPYDPMPHGPPEVGVGPWQGTWPTGEQWDPELLRDGDRRNVVDRYRYWTLDAIVADLDTRRHGFHVAIENWQHDFNIGTIVRTANAFLAAEVHIVGNRRWNRRGAMVTDRYQHVRHHPDAAALSAYLHSLPDHDGGPVRLLGIDNLPGSLHLETTQVPERVCFLFGQEGPGLSASAREVCDGTFSIAQFGSTRSINASSAAAIAMHSWVREYADLAGEDAWRG from the coding sequence ATGCACGAGCAGGAGGAGCGCGCTCCCTACGACCCGATGCCGCACGGCCCGCCCGAGGTGGGCGTCGGGCCGTGGCAGGGGACGTGGCCGACCGGTGAGCAGTGGGACCCCGAGCTGCTCCGCGACGGCGACCGGCGCAACGTCGTCGACCGCTACCGCTACTGGACCCTCGACGCGATCGTGGCCGACCTGGACACGAGGCGCCACGGATTCCACGTCGCGATCGAGAACTGGCAGCACGACTTCAACATCGGCACGATCGTCCGCACCGCCAACGCGTTCCTGGCCGCCGAGGTGCACATCGTCGGCAACCGCCGCTGGAACCGACGCGGCGCGATGGTCACCGATCGCTACCAGCACGTCCGCCACCACCCGGACGCCGCGGCGCTGTCGGCGTACCTCCACTCCCTGCCGGACCACGACGGCGGGCCGGTGCGCCTGCTCGGGATCGACAACCTGCCCGGGTCGCTCCACCTCGAGACGACGCAGGTCCCCGAGCGGGTGTGCTTCCTGTTCGGTCAGGAGGGCCCGGGGCTGTCGGCGTCGGCGCGCGAGGTCTGCGACGGCACGTTCTCGATCGCACAGTTCGGCTCGACGCGCTCGATCAACGCCAGCTCGGCCGCGGCCATCGCGATGCACAGCTGGGTGCGCGAGTACGCCGACCTCGCGGGCGAGGACGCGTGGCGGGGCTGA
- a CDS encoding SigE family RNA polymerase sigma factor, whose amino-acid sequence MRRDDREEAFTDFVAARQAHLRRIAYALTGDWHRAEDLLQTALTKLYVAWPRIRTEGGEEAYVRQIMVRANIDESRRPWRRERPSDRLPELAAEGPTPLEERSALFDALQELPTQQRKVVVLRHWLGLSVRETAGELGISEGTVKSHSSRGLAALEQVLAAQR is encoded by the coding sequence ATGAGGCGCGACGACCGCGAGGAGGCCTTCACCGACTTCGTCGCTGCCCGGCAGGCCCACCTGCGCCGCATCGCGTACGCCCTCACGGGCGACTGGCACCGCGCCGAGGACCTCCTGCAGACGGCGCTGACCAAGCTCTACGTCGCGTGGCCGCGGATCCGGACGGAAGGCGGGGAGGAGGCCTACGTCCGGCAGATCATGGTGCGCGCCAACATCGACGAGTCACGCCGGCCGTGGCGGCGCGAGCGACCCAGCGACCGGCTGCCGGAGCTGGCCGCCGAGGGTCCGACGCCCCTCGAGGAGCGCTCGGCGCTCTTCGACGCGCTGCAGGAGCTGCCGACCCAGCAGCGGAAGGTGGTCGTGCTGCGCCACTGGCTCGGGCTGTCGGTGCGCGAGACCGCCGGTGAGCTCGGCATCTCCGAGGGCACGGTCAAGAGCCACAGCAGCCGCGGGCTGGCCGCCCTCGAGCAGGTCCTGGCCGCACAAAGATGA
- a CDS encoding DUF4064 domain-containing protein: protein MSSDDPGPTHSPYGQPDPYGQPPQGSPYGAQPSGQPYGYGQQPAYGNQSPEPGRRPGTVTAAAWIAIAFSGITGAFFVLAVFGLLLARTDVIAEMQRQPDFRDLDVDLDQAYGAVVAVVGGFALWCLIAIVLAVFVLRRSNVARILLVISSGVAAALSLLAITSGVSIVWLAASVATIVLLFVGNAGSWFKGVPAGSGAYGGYQAYGSSAYGSGEYPQSGQQQYGQQPYGAQPTQPYLPSGEQPSTGEQPSSGSGYEPYGQQPANPYGQQPPAGEPGGSDYPPKDYPGR from the coding sequence ATGAGTTCTGACGACCCGGGCCCCACGCACAGCCCGTACGGCCAGCCCGACCCCTACGGCCAGCCCCCGCAGGGCAGCCCCTACGGCGCGCAGCCGTCCGGACAGCCCTACGGCTACGGCCAGCAGCCGGCCTACGGCAACCAGTCCCCGGAGCCGGGTCGCCGACCCGGCACCGTGACCGCAGCCGCGTGGATCGCGATCGCGTTCTCGGGTATCACCGGTGCCTTCTTCGTGCTCGCCGTCTTCGGGCTCCTCCTGGCCCGCACCGACGTGATCGCCGAGATGCAGCGCCAGCCCGACTTCCGCGACCTCGACGTCGACCTCGACCAGGCCTACGGCGCGGTCGTCGCGGTGGTCGGCGGCTTCGCGCTGTGGTGCCTCATCGCGATCGTCCTGGCCGTCTTCGTGCTGCGCCGCTCCAACGTCGCCCGGATCCTGCTCGTCATCTCCAGCGGGGTGGCGGCCGCCCTCTCCCTCCTCGCGATCACCAGCGGTGTCTCGATCGTCTGGCTCGCCGCCTCGGTCGCCACGATCGTGCTCCTCTTCGTCGGCAACGCGGGCAGCTGGTTCAAGGGGGTCCCGGCCGGCAGCGGCGCCTACGGCGGCTACCAGGCCTACGGTTCCTCGGCCTACGGCTCGGGTGAGTACCCGCAGAGCGGCCAGCAGCAGTACGGCCAGCAGCCGTACGGCGCCCAGCCGACGCAGCCGTACCTGCCCTCCGGCGAGCAGCCGTCGACCGGTGAGCAGCCGTCGTCCGGCAGCGGCTACGAGCCCTACGGCCAGCAGCCGGCGAACCCCTACGGCCAGCAGCCGCCGGCGGGCGAGCCCGGTGGCTCGGACTACCCGCCCAAGGACTACCCCGGCCGCTGA
- a CDS encoding class E sortase, with translation MADPTADRSTGARWLGRLGVVLVVAGLALGAYVAWQVWGTNVVSQRTHRALVDDVQKSWDEGAAGAAGAAVETDKGTVSAIVRIPAFGDDYAVPVLEGTSDEVLAAGFGHFSGSARAGAVGNYAIAAHRITHGEPLRAMPELQPGDEVVIETQRWTYTYVLDTGGADLTVPFTAGWVLADVPANPEAGGVQPAQEPGQRLLTLTTCSELFHTDDRLVAFGHLESKEPTAS, from the coding sequence ATGGCCGACCCGACCGCCGACCGCAGCACGGGTGCGCGGTGGCTGGGGCGGCTGGGCGTGGTGCTGGTGGTCGCCGGGCTCGCGCTCGGGGCCTACGTCGCGTGGCAGGTGTGGGGCACCAACGTGGTCTCCCAGCGCACCCACCGGGCGCTGGTCGACGACGTGCAGAAGTCCTGGGACGAGGGCGCAGCGGGCGCCGCAGGCGCAGCGGTCGAGACCGACAAGGGCACGGTCTCCGCCATCGTGCGGATCCCCGCGTTCGGCGACGACTACGCCGTGCCGGTGCTCGAGGGCACGAGCGACGAGGTCCTGGCTGCCGGCTTCGGCCACTTCTCCGGCAGCGCGAGGGCCGGCGCGGTCGGCAACTACGCCATCGCCGCGCACCGCATCACCCACGGCGAGCCGCTGCGCGCGATGCCCGAGCTGCAGCCCGGGGACGAGGTCGTCATCGAGACGCAGAGGTGGACCTACACCTACGTCCTCGACACCGGCGGCGCCGACCTCACCGTGCCGTTCACCGCCGGCTGGGTGCTCGCCGACGTGCCGGCCAACCCGGAGGCCGGTGGCGTGCAACCCGCGCAGGAGCCGGGCCAGCGGCTCCTCACCCTGACGACCTGCTCGGAGCTCTTCCACACCGACGACCGGCTCGTCGCGTTCGGGCACCTGGAGTCGAAGGAGCCGACGGCCTCCTGA
- a CDS encoding pyridoxal phosphate-dependent aminotransferase, with the protein MSATARRLAHIPPTVFSEMSALAVRTGAVNLGQGFPDADGPASVIAAAAEALSSGANQYAPGIGVPALRAAIARHQQRHYGLEVDPDTEVVVTTGCTEAIAGALLGLVDAGDEVVVLEPYYDSYVAILDMCGAQRKAVTLRAPSFRPDLDQLREAVTDRTKAILLNTPHNPTGTVLTREELQVVADLAIEHDVLVITDEVYEHLVLNGRTHTPIATLPGMWERTLTLSSVGKSYSLTGWKVGWATGPAPLVQAVLAAKQWLTFTSGAPLQPAVAHALDHESDWPQQLARDLQVRRDLLCAGLVDAGLTPRVPEGTYFATTDISHLGWSDGREFCLALPERAGVVAIPTQGFYDDTTAGLQLVRWAFCKDADVVREGVRRLAAADLSR; encoded by the coding sequence ATGTCCGCGACCGCTCGACGCCTGGCCCACATCCCGCCGACCGTCTTCAGCGAGATGTCCGCGCTCGCCGTGCGCACCGGCGCGGTCAACCTCGGCCAGGGCTTCCCCGACGCCGACGGTCCGGCCTCGGTGATCGCGGCGGCCGCCGAGGCGCTGTCGAGCGGCGCCAACCAGTACGCCCCCGGCATCGGCGTACCCGCCCTCCGGGCCGCGATCGCGCGCCACCAGCAGCGCCACTACGGGCTCGAGGTCGACCCCGACACCGAGGTCGTGGTGACGACCGGCTGCACCGAGGCGATCGCCGGGGCGCTGCTCGGGCTCGTCGACGCCGGCGACGAGGTGGTCGTGCTCGAGCCCTACTACGACTCCTACGTCGCGATCCTCGACATGTGCGGGGCGCAGCGGAAGGCCGTCACGCTGAGGGCTCCGAGCTTCCGTCCCGACCTCGACCAGCTGCGCGAGGCCGTCACCGACCGGACGAAGGCCATCCTGCTCAACACCCCGCACAACCCGACCGGCACCGTGCTCACCCGCGAGGAGCTGCAGGTGGTCGCCGACCTCGCGATCGAGCACGACGTCCTCGTGATCACCGACGAGGTCTACGAGCACCTGGTGTTAAACGGGCGCACCCACACGCCGATCGCGACCCTGCCGGGCATGTGGGAGCGGACGCTGACGCTGTCGAGCGTCGGCAAGTCGTACTCCCTCACCGGCTGGAAGGTCGGCTGGGCGACCGGCCCGGCCCCGCTGGTGCAGGCCGTGCTGGCCGCCAAGCAGTGGCTGACCTTCACCTCCGGCGCCCCGCTCCAGCCGGCCGTCGCGCACGCGCTCGACCACGAGTCCGACTGGCCGCAGCAGCTCGCCCGCGACCTGCAGGTGCGGCGCGACCTGCTCTGCGCGGGACTCGTCGACGCCGGGCTCACGCCCCGCGTGCCCGAGGGCACCTACTTCGCCACCACCGACATCTCGCACCTCGGCTGGTCCGACGGACGAGAGTTCTGCCTGGCCCTGCCCGAGCGCGCCGGCGTCGTCGCGATCCCGACGCAGGGGTTCTACGACGACACCACGGCCGGCCTCCAGCTCGTGCGCTGGGCGTTCTGCAAGGACGCCGACGTGGTGCGCGAGGGCGTACGACGACTCGCCGCCGCCGACCTGTCGCGCTGA